The Allocoprobacillus halotolerans nucleotide sequence CTTGATCCACATGAGTTTCCTGAATTACTGAATGTCATTCATCATGATTTAATTACAACTGATGGAACAACATTACTTGGAGCTGATGATAAAGCCGGTGTCGCTATTATTATGAGTATGGCTGAATATCTCTATCAACACCCTGAATTCAAACATAATGATATTCAGATTGCTTTTACACCTGATGAAGAAGTCGGTAGAGGAACTGAAAACTTTGATGTCAAAGGTTTCCATGCTGATTATGCCTATACGATTGATGGTGGCAATATTGCTGAAATTGAATATGAAAACTTTAATGCTTTTAGTGCTATTGTGGAAGTCACAGGAAAAAGCATTCATCCTGGCAGTGCGAAAAATGCAATGATTAACTCTATCCACATTGCTCAAGAATTTGATGCGATGTTGCCAGTGCATGCAAGGCCTGAATATACTGAAGGCTATGAAGGATTCAATCACTTGCATGATATTCACGGAAATTGTGAAAAAACAGTGATGGAATATATTATTAGAAATCATGATTTGTCACTAGCAAAAAAACAATGTCAAGATTTTGAAAATATAGCTGCTTTTTTAAATCAAAAATATGGTTATCAAATAGTTAAAGTAACTATCGAACAAAGTTATTTAAATATGCGTGAACATATTGAACAACATATGTATATTGTCGATAATGCCATGTCTGCCATGAAAGCTTGTGGGGTTGAACCTTATGCTGTACCTATTCGTGGTGGAACTGATGGTGCGAATCTTACATATATGGGACTTCCTTGTCCAAATCTTGGTACTGGTGGATATAATTTCCATGGGCCTTTTGAATATGTTTCTCTAACGATGATGAAAAAACAAGTTGAAGTTTTATTAAAAATAATTGAAAGAAATGAGGTTATGTAAATGTACGCAAAAAATGCTTGGAATAAATATGAAAATAATCAATATAAAGATGTCATGGATTTTAATGAAGGATATAAATCATTTTTAACATCAGGAAAAACAGAAAGAGCT carries:
- the pepT gene encoding peptidase T, with the translated sequence MNIEERFLKYISFDTQSDPQSSSTPSSMKQLELGKYLVEEMKKIGIENARLDQSGIVYGTIPASCQDDGPVIGFVAHMDTSPDASGQNVKPQIIRDYQGDTIVLNQDQDLYLDPHEFPELLNVIHHDLITTDGTTLLGADDKAGVAIIMSMAEYLYQHPEFKHNDIQIAFTPDEEVGRGTENFDVKGFHADYAYTIDGGNIAEIEYENFNAFSAIVEVTGKSIHPGSAKNAMINSIHIAQEFDAMLPVHARPEYTEGYEGFNHLHDIHGNCEKTVMEYIIRNHDLSLAKKQCQDFENIAAFLNQKYGYQIVKVTIEQSYLNMREHIEQHMYIVDNAMSAMKACGVEPYAVPIRGGTDGANLTYMGLPCPNLGTGGYNFHGPFEYVSLTMMKKQVEVLLKIIERNEVM